Proteins encoded within one genomic window of Fragaria vesca subsp. vesca linkage group LG1, FraVesHawaii_1.0, whole genome shotgun sequence:
- the LOC101312281 gene encoding uncharacterized protein LOC101312281, translating into MTPVVPYSISNVSVFPGTAFTSRKTNSLTKFNFSRNSARHTLSPQSFLLPFSTSIRLFPLYNNRCPVHHSSRTYVISATGTDVAVEQPDSATAEATTEALDNSSDAAETIEKSSSSDASSGPSQARRARPGRQSEMPPVKNEELVPGATFTGKVRSIQPFGAFIDFGAFTDGLVHVSQLSDTYVKDVGSVVSVGQEVKVTLVEANMETKRISLTMREGKDASSSSDRGGSDRRGGPKKGERKNEGRKSSKFAKGQDLVGTVKNLVRAGAFISLPEGEEGFLPQSEEVDDGFASMMGETSLEVGQEINVRVLRISRGQVTLTMKKEEDLLKSESQITQGVIHTATNPFLLAFRQNKDVAAFLDEREKTTKETVTPKSTKESTQEVLDKQVNSDMQTLDVPSAVDESIENDGAPLEVADVGASEVDDASSKEDQENTVSSSTETIETTDGAVQDIQKEEVSSKMLDPEESISPTTDSAIQESPTDGVENDANPDLSSEIAKQALPSDIAIAEEVIESKVDDTIAKVEPQIEPPTSESESPSTQLTVDEEVQPAPNTSGSITSSDVQPDLASPQETKATISPALVKQLRDESGAGMMDCKKALSESGGDIVKAQEFLRKKGLASADKKASRVTAEGRIGSYIHDSRIGILLEVNCETDFVSRGDIFKELVDDLAMQAAACPQVQYVTTEDVPEEFVNKEREIEMQKEDLLSKPEQIRSKIVDGRIKKRLDELALLEQPYIKNDKVVVKDWVKQTIATIGENIKVKRFVRFNLGEGLEKRSQDFAAEVAAQTAAKKVPAAGKEQPAAVEAKEIVQKAPTVAISAALVKQLREETGAGMMDCKKALSETGGDIEKAQEYLRKKGLSSAEKKSSRLAAEGRIGSYIHDARIGVLIEVNSETDFVGRSEKFKELVDDLAMQVVACPQVQFVSIEDIPESIVKKEKELEMQREDLLSKPENIRERIVEGRISKRFGELALLEQPFIKDDSLLVKDLVKQTVAALGENIKVRRFVRFTLGETVEGTKSEAEA; encoded by the exons ATGACGCCTGTAGTTCCATACTCTATAAGCAATGTCTCAGTTTTTCCTGGAACTGCCTTTACCTCAAGAAAGACCAATTCTTTAACCAAATTCAATTTTTCTAGGAATTCCGCTAGACATACTTTATCCCCCCAGAGTTTTCTTTTACCTTTTTCGACCTCTATTAGATTGTTTCCGTTGTACAACAACAGATGCCCTGTACATCATAGTTCTAGAACCTATGTAATATCTGCCACAGGGACTGACGTAGCAGTGGAGCAACCAGACTCAGCCACTGCAGAAGCTACTACTGAAGCCTTGGATAATTCCTCCGATGCAGCTGAAACTATTGAAAAATCCTCCAGCTCTGATGCAAGTTCCGGTCCATCTCAAGCAAGGCGTGCAAGACCTGGTAGGCAAAGCGAGATGCCGCCTGTTAAGAATGAGGAGCTGGTCCCTGGTGCAACTTTTACAGGGAAAGTGAGATCAATCCAGCCATTTGGTGCTTTCATTGATTTTGGAGCTTTCACAGATGGCCTGGTACATGTTTCACAGTTGAGTGATACTTATGTAAAAGATGTAGGAAGTGTTGTTTCTGTTGGGCAAGAGGTGAAGGTGACATTAGTTGAAGCCAATATGGAGACTAAGCGGATTTCTCTCACTATGCGTGAAGGGAAAGATGCTTCTTCCAGTAGTGATAGGGGAGGATCTGATAGGAGAGGTGGTCCAAAGAAAGGAGAGAGGAAAAATGAGGGCAGAAAAAGTTCAAAGTTTGCCAAGGGGCAGGACCTAGTAGGCACAGTGAAGAATTTGGTCAGGGCTGGTGCTTTTATCTCTCTTCCTGAGGGGGAGGAAGGTTTCTTGCCTCAGTCTGAGGAAGTTGATGATGGATTTGCAAGCATGATGGGTGAGACCTCGCTGGAGGTTGGCCAGGAAATTAATGTCCGTGTGTTGCGTATTAGTAGAGGACAAGTGACCTTGACAATGAAGAAAGAAGAAGATCTTCTGAAGTCAGAGTCCCAGATCACTCAAGGAGTCATCCACACAGCCACAAACCCATTTCTCCTGGCTTTTCGCCAAAACAAGGATGTTGCTGCATTTTTGGACGAAAGAGAGAAAACAACTAAAGAAACTGTAACTCCAAAGAGTACGAAAGAATCAACACAGGAAGTGCTGGATAAACAAGTAAACAGTGACATGCAAACTCTTGACGTCCCTTCTGCCGTGGATGAAAGTATTGAGAACGATGGTGCTCCTTTAGAGGTGGCTGATGTGGGAGCCAGTGAAGTAGATGATGCATCAAGCAAAGAGGACCAGGAAAACACTGTTTCTAGTTCAACAGAAACTATAGAAACTACAGATGGTGCAGTCCAAGACATACAAAAGGAAGAGGTGAGTTCCAAAATGTTGGATCCTGAAGAAAGTATATCTCCTACCACAGATTCTGCTATTCAGGAGTCTCCAACTGATGGAGTGGAAAATGATGCAAATCCAGATTTGTCTAGTGAAATAGCTAAGCAAGCATTGCCATCAGATATTGCGATAGCTGAAGAGGTTATAGAGAGTAAAGTAGATGACACAATAGCAAAAGTTGAACCGCAAATAGAACCACCTACTTCAGAGAGCGAAAGTCCTTCAACTCAACTTACTGTAGACGAGGAAGTGCAACCAGCTCCTAATACAAGTGGAAGTATCACCAGCTCAGATGTTCAACCAGATCTTGCTTCTCCTCAAGAGACAAAAG CAACTATATCACCAGCTCTTGTAAAACAGCTCCGTGACGAGTCAGGAGCTGGAATGATGGACTGCAAAAAGGCTTTGTCAGAGTCTGGAGGAGACATTGTCAAAGCCCAGGAGTTCCTTAGAAAGAAAGGCTTAGCAAGTGCAGACAAGAAAGCCAGCAGAGTCACCGCTGAAGGGAGAATAGGTTCGTACATTCATGATAGCAGGATTGGTATCTTACTGGAGGTAAACTGCGAGACAGATTTTGTTTCCCGGGGTGACATTTTCAAGGAGCTGGTCGATGATTTAGCCATGCAAGCAGCTGCATGCCCTCAAGTACAGTACGTTACTACAGAAGATGTTCCGGAGGAGTTTGTAAACAAGGAAAGAGAGATTGAGATGCAGAAAGAAGATCTTTTGTCAAAGCCAGAGCAGATTAGATCAAAGATTGTTGACGGGAGGATCAAGAAGAGGCTTGATGAGCTGGCATTGCTTGAGCAGCCCTACATCAAGAATGATAAGGTGGTGGTGAAGGACTGGGTGAAGCAAACGATTGCAACCATTGGGGAAAACATAAAAGTGAAGAGGTTTGTGCGTTTCAATCTGGGCGAAGGCTTGGAAAAACGGAGTCAGGATTTTGCAGCTGAAGTGGCTGCCCAAACTGCAGCAAAAAAGGTGCCTGCAGCAGGGAAAGAACAGCCTGCTGCAGTTGAAGCAAAGGAAATAGTTCAGAA GGCACCAACTGTAGCTATTTCTGCTGCTTTGGTTAAACAACTAAGGGAAGAAACTGGAGCGGGAATGATGGACTGCAAGAAAGCTCTCTCTGAAACTGGAGGGGATATAGAGAAGGCACAAGAGTACCTCAGAAAGAAGGGTCTTTCTTCTGCCGAAAAGAAATCCAGTCGGCTTGCTGCTGAAGGCAGGATAGGATCTTACATTCATGATGCTCGCATTGGAGTTCTGATTGAAGTCAACTCTGAGACAGACTTTGTTGGTCGAAGTGAAAAGTTCAAGGAGTTGGTTGATGACCTGGCAATGCAAGTTGTGGCCTGCCCACAGGTGCAATTTGTATCCATCGAAGACATTCCAGAGAGTATTGTAAAGAAGGAAAAAGAGCTTGAGATGCAGAGGGAGGATCTTCTGTCCAAACCTGAAAACATTAGGGAGAGAATCGTGGAGGGAAGGATCTCAAAGAGGTTTGGGGAGCTTGCTCTGTTGGAGCAACCTTTTATCAAAGATGATAGTTTATTGGTGAAGGATCTGGTGAAGCAGACTGTTGCTGCTCTTGGGGAAAATATAAAAGTTCGAAGGTTTGTTCGGTTCACTCTTGGGGAGACAGTTGAGGGTACGAAATCAGAAGCTGAAGCGTAG
- the LOC101311993 gene encoding methyltransferase-like protein 5-like, giving the protein MKLKQLESLLGALQQFSNPKVELEQYPTGAHIASRMLYTAENSFEDVCDKVVADFGCGCGTLGVAAGLLGAEHVIGIDVDPESLEVASLNAEELELDIEYIQGNIKNLGWRAEVVDTVVMNPPFGTRQKGADMDFLSVALKVASQAVYSLHKTSTRDHVKRAALRQFNASSAEVICELRYDLPQTYKFHKKREVDIAVDLWRFVPKSRQGS; this is encoded by the exons ATGAAACTAAAGCAGCTCGAAAGCCTTCTTGGTGCTCTCCAACAGTTCTCAAACCCAAAG GTGGAGCTGGAACAATACCCAACTGGAGCCCACATTGCATCTCGCATGCTCTACACT GCAGAGAATTCATTTGAGGATGTGTGTGACAAGGTTGTGGCTGATTTTGGTTGTGGTTGTGGTACATTGGGGGTAGCAGCTGGACTCTTGGGTGCAGA ACATGTGATTGGCATTGACGTCGATCCAGAATCTCTTGAAGTAGCATCACTAAATGCTGAGGAACTTGAG TTGGATATAGAGTATATTCAAGGCAACATCAAGAACTTAGGATGGAGAG CTGAAGTTGTTGATACTGTTGTAATGAATCCTCCATTTGGAACTCGGCAAAAGGGTGCTGACATGGATTTTCTCTCTGTGGCTTTGAAG GTTGCTTCTCAAGCTGTTTATTCGTTACATAAAACCTCCACAAGAGAT CATGTGAAAAGGGCAGCCTTGCGGCAGTTCAATGCTAGTAGTGCTGAGGTTATATGTGAG CTTCGATATGATTTACCACAAACATACAAGTTTCATAAGAAACGAGAGGTGGATATTGCTGTGGACTTGTGGCGATTTGTTCCCAAGAGTAGGCAGGGTTCGTAG
- the LOC101312570 gene encoding uncharacterized protein LOC101312570 produces MGSSYFGEPNMGGGGGGSSSSSSRKGKKSNSDKPKQPQRGLGVAQLEKIRLHGQMGFINPYPTNNFITNQQVEDTRMQAAAYSSSFASSQSSSSPSVSYGFHPNMMMGLGEFDQRASMIYGDPSQLHSTTPRWEPSNAMLEPTQQFVQPSITTRHLLNPPAVVLEEFHQNNSKKHRSNSMGSSSQNSESSDSQEVDLELRLSL; encoded by the exons ATGGGGAGCAGTTATTTCGGGGAGCCAAACATGGGAGGAGGAGGAGGAGGATCGTCTTCTAGTTCTTCAAGGAAAGGGAAGAAGAGTAATTCCGACAAGCCGAAGCAACCGCAGAGAGGGCTTGGAGTTGCTCAGTTAGAGAAGATCAGATTACATGGTCAAATGGGATTCATCAATCCTTACCCTACTAACAATTTCATCACTAAC CAGCAGGTGGAGGATACAAGAATGCAAGCAGCAGCTTATTCATCGTCTTTCGCTTCGTCACAGTCCTCTTCATCTCCCTCAGTCTCTTATGGCTTCCACCCTAACATGATG ATGGGGCTTGGTGAATTTGATCAAAGAGCAAGCATGATATACGGTGATCCTTCCCAATTACACAGTACAACACCAAG ATGGGAACCCAGCAATGCTATGTTAGAGCCAACCCAACAGTTTGTGCAACCAAGCATCACTACTAGACATCTCCTAAATCCACCAGCAGTAGTACTAGAG GAGTTTCATCAGAATAATAGCAAAAAACATAGAAGTAATTCGATGGGCTCAAGCAGTCAGAACTCTGAATCCAGTGACTCTCAAGAAGTAGATTTGGAACTCAGACTCTCACTTTAA